In Desulfomonile tiedjei DSM 6799, a genomic segment contains:
- a CDS encoding FAD binding domain-containing protein, whose protein sequence is MLLPKFEYHEPTTLEEALQLLSELGGNAKILAGGTDLLVKMKLKIDRPKHVISIARVPGLDSIVPRDGHAITIGAGVSAASLARHEKLRDRFTPLALAAGRLGAPMIRNRATIGGNLVNGRPAADLSPACMVLNAKFRLKSASAEREISANEFFRGPGDTAIEPHELMVSIHAETPPPWSGGAYIKLGARKTLEISMVNVAVLLTLKAPDGPIAEARIALGSVAPTPVRAYAAEEFLVGKEPSDELFQQAGEIGVGLCSPITDHRGTMEYRCMMIEVLTKRALKQALERAKVWQP, encoded by the coding sequence ATGCTCCTGCCGAAATTCGAGTACCACGAGCCCACTACGCTTGAAGAAGCTCTGCAATTACTGTCCGAACTCGGAGGGAATGCAAAGATTCTCGCTGGTGGAACCGATCTTCTCGTGAAGATGAAATTGAAGATAGATCGACCCAAGCACGTAATCTCTATCGCCCGCGTTCCGGGTCTTGATTCAATCGTGCCCAGGGACGGTCATGCGATAACCATAGGTGCCGGCGTGAGTGCTGCAAGTCTCGCCCGTCACGAGAAGCTACGAGACCGATTCACTCCTCTTGCATTGGCTGCCGGTCGTCTTGGTGCTCCCATGATACGCAACCGGGCGACTATCGGGGGAAATCTTGTCAACGGCCGACCTGCTGCAGATCTTTCCCCGGCATGCATGGTACTCAATGCGAAATTCAGGCTTAAGTCCGCATCTGCAGAAAGAGAAATCTCGGCAAACGAATTCTTTCGCGGACCGGGAGACACCGCAATCGAACCGCATGAACTAATGGTGAGCATTCACGCTGAAACACCTCCACCCTGGAGTGGGGGCGCGTACATAAAACTCGGGGCTCGCAAGACGCTGGAGATTTCCATGGTGAACGTTGCGGTGCTCCTGACTTTGAAGGCTCCCGACGGTCCTATTGCGGAAGCAAGAATCGCCCTCGGTTCCGTTGCCCCTACTCCGGTAAGGGCATACGCTGCGGAAGAGTTTCTTGTGGGAAAAGAGCCAAGTGACGAGCTGTTCCAGCAAGCCGGTGAAATCGGAGTAGGGCTTTGCAGCCCGATAACGGATCACCGGGGGACAATGGAGTACCGGTGCATGATGATCGAAGTGCTTACGAAGCGTGCACTGAAACAGGCACTCGAGCGTGCCAAAGTATGGCAGCCGTGA
- a CDS encoding (2Fe-2S)-binding protein, with amino-acid sequence MKTIIQLTVNGQPTEAAVDSNTTLLQFLREDLGLTGTKHGCGLGDCGACTVILDGKPVNACLVLAVQARGREVITIEGLEEDGRLHPIQQAFVDKGAIQCGFCSPGMILSAKALLDENPKPTEMDIRTAISGNLCRCTGYQKIVEAIEEASRTLQGTEVS; translated from the coding sequence ATGAAGACCATCATACAGCTCACAGTAAACGGGCAACCGACAGAAGCCGCTGTGGATTCAAATACAACGCTCCTGCAGTTCTTGAGAGAGGACCTGGGACTCACCGGCACGAAACACGGATGCGGTCTCGGTGATTGCGGCGCTTGCACGGTCATTTTGGATGGAAAGCCTGTAAATGCGTGCCTTGTTCTCGCAGTTCAGGCACGAGGCAGAGAAGTCATCACCATCGAAGGACTCGAAGAAGACGGCCGACTGCATCCCATTCAACAGGCTTTCGTGGACAAGGGCGCAATTCAATGCGGTTTCTGCAGTCCCGGCATGATACTCTCTGCAAAGGCCTTGCTGGACGAAAATCCCAAACCTACGGAAATGGATATACGAACCGCGATCTCGGGTAATCTCTGCCGATGCACTGGTTATCAAAAAATCGTGGAAGCTATCGAGGAAGCGTCCCGCACGCTCCAGGGCACGGAGGTATCCTGA
- a CDS encoding xanthine dehydrogenase family protein molybdopterin-binding subunit → MSDYQVLNSRAPRLDGPVKATGRAKYADDISMPGMLYAGILQSPLAHAKILHIDTSKAKKLPGVKAIITAKDVGLIKYGVSPARYDETLFAFDKVRYVGDEIAAVAAVDQATVQEALSLIKVDYEELPAVFDMFEAMKEGAPQLHAEFPGNLNAEVHQEFGDTEAALQGCDLVVDHTFLNKRQDAAFIEPQSCIAVFDLDGKLTLHTSTQVPHYVMRTVAMVLQIPVGNVRVVKPYVGGGFGPKCEANPMEMSCGFLARQTGRPVKMTYSREQVFLHSRARHQFYAEMSLGVKKDGTMVALKNKAVLDGGAYTSFGIATVYYSGSLLGGPYKLQAMKYDGMRAYTNKPACGAQRGHGGVAHRAAFEQLLDMTAEKLGMDPVEFRLKNMMVTGDMTINELDMSSLGMKECIEAVRDGSDWSNKKGKLPKGKGIGVACGFFVSGAGYPIYRSDTYHSTVVIKVSEDGGIVNVLTGSAEIGQGSDTTMAMIAAETLGIPLDHVRVTSGDTDLSVDLGAYSSRQTLMTGHATKEAAEQVRGRIVEYLAEAMGCDPSSISFKNGNVLFDGGPGNFEQIRSFYIKEHRGWTDPPTGDYLTFREAARLAFIKGGTLVGTGKYKPPRLGGSYKGAAVGTSPAYGCSAQVVEVTVDLETGEVTVDKMTDAHDCGLAINRTLVEGQMQGSLSMGLGECLFEEVKFDSRGRILNASLGEYRIPTALDMPNVKSIIVESHEPNGPYGAKEVGEGAIMPTIPAILNAIYDATGVRVTELPVSSERLFMGIKAKK, encoded by the coding sequence ATGAGTGACTACCAGGTTCTCAACTCGAGGGCGCCTCGTTTGGACGGTCCGGTCAAGGCAACAGGTCGGGCAAAGTACGCTGACGATATCAGTATGCCGGGCATGCTCTATGCCGGAATACTGCAAAGTCCGCTGGCACATGCCAAGATACTCCACATCGATACTTCAAAGGCCAAGAAACTGCCTGGAGTAAAAGCGATAATAACGGCCAAGGATGTAGGGCTGATAAAATACGGGGTTTCTCCGGCTCGGTACGACGAGACCCTGTTCGCGTTCGATAAGGTCCGGTACGTGGGAGACGAAATTGCTGCAGTCGCTGCGGTGGATCAAGCTACCGTGCAGGAAGCGTTGAGTCTCATCAAAGTCGATTACGAAGAGCTACCCGCAGTTTTCGATATGTTCGAAGCGATGAAGGAAGGGGCTCCTCAGCTTCATGCAGAGTTTCCCGGCAATTTGAATGCCGAGGTTCATCAGGAATTCGGAGATACGGAAGCAGCTTTGCAGGGATGCGATCTTGTTGTGGACCACACGTTCCTCAACAAACGGCAGGATGCGGCGTTCATAGAGCCCCAGTCCTGTATCGCTGTGTTCGATTTGGACGGCAAACTGACACTGCATACTTCTACCCAGGTTCCTCACTATGTCATGCGGACCGTGGCAATGGTCCTTCAGATCCCTGTGGGTAACGTGCGGGTTGTAAAACCGTACGTGGGCGGAGGATTCGGCCCGAAATGCGAAGCAAACCCAATGGAAATGAGCTGCGGGTTTCTCGCTCGTCAAACAGGGCGGCCTGTGAAAATGACGTACAGCAGGGAACAGGTATTCCTTCACAGCCGCGCAAGACACCAGTTCTACGCGGAAATGAGTCTCGGCGTGAAAAAAGACGGGACCATGGTTGCGCTCAAGAATAAAGCCGTTCTGGATGGCGGAGCGTACACCAGTTTCGGAATAGCGACCGTGTATTATTCAGGTTCGCTCCTTGGTGGACCGTACAAGCTCCAGGCCATGAAATACGACGGAATGAGAGCCTACACGAACAAGCCGGCCTGTGGGGCCCAGCGGGGACACGGAGGAGTTGCCCATCGTGCAGCTTTCGAGCAGCTTCTGGACATGACTGCGGAGAAACTCGGAATGGATCCCGTGGAATTCCGGTTGAAGAACATGATGGTAACGGGAGACATGACGATAAATGAGCTGGATATGTCCAGCCTGGGAATGAAAGAGTGTATAGAAGCCGTGCGCGATGGTTCGGACTGGTCCAATAAGAAAGGAAAACTGCCGAAAGGAAAAGGAATCGGCGTGGCATGCGGATTCTTCGTTTCCGGTGCAGGATATCCCATATACAGGTCCGATACGTATCATTCCACCGTGGTGATCAAAGTCAGTGAAGATGGCGGCATAGTCAACGTGTTGACCGGTTCCGCGGAAATAGGGCAGGGCTCTGACACGACTATGGCCATGATTGCCGCCGAAACCTTGGGAATTCCGCTGGATCATGTCCGGGTGACATCCGGCGATACGGATCTGAGCGTTGACCTGGGAGCATATTCCAGCCGCCAAACTCTTATGACCGGCCATGCCACAAAGGAAGCGGCAGAACAGGTACGCGGCCGAATCGTGGAGTACCTCGCGGAGGCTATGGGATGCGATCCTTCTTCCATAAGCTTCAAGAATGGAAACGTGCTGTTCGATGGCGGTCCGGGCAATTTTGAACAGATCCGAAGCTTTTACATCAAAGAGCATCGCGGCTGGACAGATCCTCCGACAGGCGACTACCTGACTTTCAGAGAGGCAGCCCGGCTCGCATTTATCAAGGGTGGTACACTCGTCGGGACCGGAAAATACAAACCACCCCGACTTGGAGGGTCGTACAAAGGGGCTGCGGTAGGCACTTCCCCTGCGTACGGGTGCTCGGCACAGGTTGTAGAAGTTACAGTCGATCTCGAAACCGGAGAAGTGACTGTGGACAAGATGACTGATGCGCATGACTGCGGCTTGGCCATCAACCGGACTCTGGTGGAAGGGCAGATGCAGGGATCTCTCTCCATGGGACTTGGCGAGTGCCTCTTCGAGGAAGTCAAATTCGATTCCAGAGGCCGTATCTTGAACGCCTCCCTGGGTGAGTATCGTATCCCTACTGCTCTGGACATGCCGAATGTAAAAAGTATCATTGTCGAATCGCATGAGCCCAATGGGCCGTACGGAGCGAAAGAGGTAGGGGAAGGCGCGATCATGCCAACCATCCCGGCGATATTGAATGCCATTTACGATGCGACAGGTGTTCGGGTCACCGAATTGCCGGTCTCCTCTGAACGGCTCTTCATGGGAATAAAAGCCAAAAAGTAA
- the thiS gene encoding sulfur carrier protein ThiS, producing MQFLFNGFPEKVEESSLTIQQLLDRTHEDDPAVIVELNGRYVHRKDFAMTMIAEGDRVEFIHPSFGG from the coding sequence TTGCAGTTCTTGTTCAACGGATTTCCGGAAAAAGTCGAAGAATCCAGCCTGACGATTCAGCAGTTGCTCGACCGCACCCATGAGGATGACCCCGCTGTCATTGTGGAACTGAACGGACGGTACGTACACAGAAAAGATTTTGCCATGACAATGATTGCAGAAGGGGATCGCGTCGAATTCATCCACCCCTCTTTCGGCGGCTAA
- a CDS encoding class I SAM-dependent methyltransferase — translation MEKHVCPWWIGYLLVNPIRRWLQNPDKILAPYVRDGMTVLDIGPGMGFFTIPASRLVGANGKVIAVDVQERMLTALQRRARNAGMAERIVTRVCRQDDIMVSEPIDVCLALHMVHEVPDPDRLFSQIKDILKPGGIVLLAEPRGHVSKEEFQTTLDVASAAGLKIIDEPEIRRSRSAVLAIN, via the coding sequence ATGGAAAAACACGTATGTCCCTGGTGGATAGGGTACCTCTTGGTAAATCCGATTCGCCGCTGGCTCCAAAACCCGGATAAAATTCTGGCTCCCTATGTCCGTGATGGAATGACCGTGCTCGACATCGGTCCGGGAATGGGATTCTTCACTATTCCTGCATCTCGGCTGGTAGGAGCCAATGGAAAGGTCATAGCCGTAGATGTTCAGGAAAGAATGCTTACTGCATTGCAGAGAAGAGCACGCAATGCAGGCATGGCCGAACGCATCGTCACCAGAGTGTGCCGGCAGGATGACATCATGGTTTCCGAACCGATAGACGTATGTCTTGCATTGCACATGGTGCATGAAGTTCCCGATCCGGATCGTTTGTTCTCTCAGATCAAGGACATTCTGAAGCCCGGGGGAATAGTACTTTTGGCTGAGCCGCGGGGGCACGTGTCGAAGGAAGAATTTCAGACTACTCTCGATGTCGCATCTGCGGCAGGCCTGAAAATAATTGACGAACCTGAAATACGTCGCAGTCGGTCGGCAGTCCTTGCCATCAACTAA
- a CDS encoding slipin family protein, translating into MYALGIIIFLIVIFLFMAIKILNEYERAVVFRLGRIIDHKGPGLIILIPIIDRMVRVSLRTVAMDVPSQDVITRDNVSVKVNAVIYFRVMDPTKAVIEVENYLYATSQLAQTTLRSVCGQSELDELLSEREKINMEIQEILDRHTDPWGVKVSMVEVKHIDLPSEMQRAIARQAEAERERRAKVINAEGEYQAAARLSEAAMIIAKEPTALQLRYLQTLVEVAAEKNSTTIFPIPIDLLEPFIKKTGAIEEK; encoded by the coding sequence ATGTATGCACTCGGTATAATCATATTTCTCATCGTGATTTTCCTGTTCATGGCCATCAAGATCCTGAACGAGTACGAGCGGGCAGTGGTATTCCGTCTCGGAAGGATCATCGATCACAAAGGCCCCGGTCTTATCATTCTGATCCCTATCATCGATCGTATGGTGAGAGTGAGTCTCCGCACTGTTGCCATGGATGTGCCTTCCCAGGACGTGATCACCCGTGACAACGTGTCCGTGAAGGTCAACGCGGTCATTTATTTCCGTGTCATGGACCCCACGAAAGCTGTTATAGAAGTTGAGAACTATTTGTACGCAACTTCGCAGTTGGCTCAGACGACTCTCAGAAGCGTGTGCGGACAATCGGAACTGGATGAGCTCCTTTCCGAGCGGGAAAAGATCAACATGGAGATTCAGGAGATTCTGGACCGGCACACCGATCCCTGGGGGGTTAAGGTGAGCATGGTCGAGGTAAAGCATATCGATCTGCCTTCCGAGATGCAGCGAGCTATTGCCCGCCAGGCGGAAGCCGAAAGAGAGCGACGAGCCAAAGTCATCAATGCCGAGGGCGAATACCAGGCTGCTGCACGCCTTTCCGAAGCAGCTATGATTATAGCCAAGGAACCCACGGCTCTCCAGCTCCGCTATCTCCAGACATTGGTGGAGGTTGCTGCGGAGAAGAATTCTACGACCATCTTCCCCATACCGATTGATCTTCTGGAGCCCTTTATCAAGAAGACCGGCGCAATCGAAGAAAAATGA
- a CDS encoding phage holin family protein, with product MHGIVIRWLITTVSILLIPYILSGVRVESVWSALFAGAILGILNAVVRPVLIILTFPLTIVTLGLFILVINALLFQLAGAIVPGLHIASFWSALFASIIVTIVSWSMNSLVSGGGGERTVFVRRWESGPIDMHRGRSGKWERD from the coding sequence ATGCACGGAATAGTGATAAGGTGGCTCATAACTACAGTCTCCATTCTTCTCATCCCGTACATTTTGTCCGGGGTCCGGGTAGAGAGTGTCTGGAGCGCATTATTTGCCGGAGCAATACTCGGAATATTAAACGCAGTGGTGAGACCGGTCCTCATAATACTCACGTTTCCGCTTACAATAGTCACTCTGGGGCTCTTTATTCTCGTTATAAATGCATTGCTCTTCCAACTGGCCGGGGCTATTGTGCCCGGGCTTCACATCGCTTCTTTCTGGTCGGCTCTCTTTGCTTCAATTATCGTCACTATCGTATCCTGGTCCATGAATTCCCTGGTCTCCGGAGGAGGCGGCGAAAGGACAGTTTTCGTACGCCGATGGGAAAGCGGACCGATAGACATGCACAGAGGCCGGTCGGGAAAATGGGAGCGAGATTAG
- a CDS encoding exo-beta-N-acetylmuramidase NamZ family protein has protein sequence MVITGLERILREPQVLSRAGRLGLLYNYASVNTRFESSADLIAARFPGRLRTLFGPQHGVGGTEQDNMRETGHGMHPYLNIPVYSLYSETRIPRPDMLESVDTVLVDIQDVGTRVYTFATTVLNLMHACAETGKAVFILDRPNPIDGKDVEGNILNPAFASFVGPFPIPMRHGMTLGELMALYHAELDIGCELEIITLGGWNPNTYFEDTGLPWILPSPNMPLVETAVVYPGQVILEGTNLSEGRGTTRPFEIWGAPFIEPGHVTNLLEKNCITGAVLRETDFKPTFNKWAGQHCRGYQIHVTDRELFRPFRATLAFISALLKLYPEEFRWSEPPYEYVSDKLPVDVILGDDRLRLDLEQGRSIEDLEHSWSEDLDKFLSLRSRFLLYPR, from the coding sequence ATGGTAATTACAGGTCTCGAAAGAATTCTCCGGGAACCTCAGGTGCTCTCGCGCGCCGGGAGACTGGGGCTTTTGTATAATTACGCCTCGGTCAATACTCGGTTCGAGTCGAGCGCGGATCTGATTGCTGCACGATTCCCGGGCAGATTGAGAACATTGTTCGGACCCCAGCATGGTGTGGGCGGAACCGAGCAGGACAATATGCGCGAGACCGGCCACGGGATGCATCCATATTTGAACATTCCCGTGTACAGTTTGTATTCCGAAACGCGAATCCCGCGACCCGACATGCTCGAATCCGTGGACACCGTGCTTGTCGACATCCAGGACGTAGGGACCCGCGTCTATACCTTTGCCACGACAGTGCTGAATCTTATGCACGCGTGTGCAGAGACCGGGAAAGCTGTTTTTATCCTTGACAGGCCGAATCCGATCGACGGTAAAGACGTTGAAGGCAATATCCTGAATCCTGCATTCGCCAGTTTTGTAGGGCCATTTCCCATTCCCATGCGGCACGGCATGACACTGGGTGAACTCATGGCCTTGTATCATGCGGAACTGGACATAGGGTGCGAACTGGAAATAATAACTCTTGGCGGCTGGAATCCGAACACGTATTTCGAGGACACCGGTTTGCCGTGGATTTTACCATCCCCGAACATGCCGCTGGTGGAAACTGCTGTTGTATATCCTGGACAGGTGATTCTGGAGGGGACGAATCTCTCTGAAGGGAGAGGAACCACGAGACCGTTCGAGATATGGGGCGCTCCTTTCATTGAACCCGGACATGTGACAAATCTCCTGGAAAAGAACTGCATTACTGGCGCAGTGTTGCGGGAGACGGATTTCAAGCCGACCTTCAACAAGTGGGCCGGTCAACATTGCAGAGGGTATCAGATTCACGTCACCGATCGAGAGCTGTTTCGACCTTTCCGAGCTACACTGGCCTTTATTTCTGCACTGCTGAAACTCTATCCCGAAGAATTCAGATGGTCTGAACCGCCTTACGAGTACGTCTCGGACAAGCTTCCCGTGGATGTCATTCTCGGGGATGACAGGCTCCGTCTGGACCTGGAGCAGGGACGCTCTATCGAAGACCTTGAGCATAGCTGGTCCGAGGATTTGGACAAATTCCTCTCATTACGGTCCCGATTTCTTCTCTACCCGCGATAA
- a CDS encoding M20 family metallo-hydrolase: MVDFQEIARKIDGLSSECTEFLVRICSIPALGPDNNGTGEMAKYQVVKDAVTALNPDLIEEIHAPDERVPDGVRPNLLAVFHGRDNARTLWILSHIDVVPPGEQRLWEHDPFKPEVRDGFISGRGVEDNGQAVVASIFAARAVKETVGFGMNVGLALVSDEETGSLYGLDYILHQRPDLFKPEDLILVPDAGNADGDVIEIAEKHLLHVKFTIKGLQGHASRPDKCRNTLRAAAHFVVELDELLHSKFNSKNTFFNPPESTFEPTRKEANVPNVNTIPGEDVLFFDCRILPDLDPRQVLDEMELVAESVQERFGVQIAVDEFLRSDSPNPTPADAPVVFALAQAVQEIYGVQPRPHGIGGQTVATFFRKRGLYAAVWEKILQMAHAPNERVSVENLIGNTKVFARMMV, encoded by the coding sequence ATGGTGGATTTTCAAGAAATAGCGCGAAAAATTGATGGCCTTTCCAGTGAATGTACCGAATTTCTCGTACGGATCTGTTCTATTCCGGCGCTTGGTCCGGATAACAACGGAACCGGAGAAATGGCAAAGTACCAGGTTGTGAAAGATGCAGTGACAGCGCTGAATCCCGATCTCATCGAGGAAATCCACGCACCGGACGAGCGGGTTCCCGATGGTGTTCGACCTAATCTCCTGGCGGTTTTCCATGGTAGAGACAATGCCAGAACATTATGGATCTTGTCCCATATCGATGTAGTTCCGCCCGGGGAACAGAGATTATGGGAGCATGATCCGTTCAAACCTGAGGTCCGGGACGGGTTTATTTCGGGACGCGGCGTAGAAGACAACGGGCAGGCAGTGGTGGCAAGCATTTTTGCAGCCCGCGCTGTTAAAGAGACCGTTGGATTCGGGATGAATGTGGGCTTGGCTCTCGTCTCTGACGAGGAGACCGGCAGCTTGTACGGACTTGATTACATTTTGCATCAGCGGCCGGACCTTTTCAAACCCGAAGATCTGATTCTCGTTCCTGATGCCGGAAATGCCGATGGTGATGTCATCGAGATAGCGGAAAAACATTTGCTGCATGTGAAGTTCACCATAAAGGGACTTCAGGGACACGCGAGTCGCCCGGACAAGTGCAGGAACACTCTGAGGGCTGCTGCACATTTCGTTGTCGAGCTCGATGAGCTGCTCCACAGCAAGTTCAACAGTAAGAATACTTTTTTCAATCCGCCCGAGAGTACGTTCGAGCCGACTCGTAAAGAAGCGAACGTGCCAAACGTGAACACCATTCCTGGCGAAGACGTCCTGTTCTTTGATTGCAGGATTTTGCCGGATCTGGATCCCAGGCAGGTCTTGGACGAGATGGAACTGGTGGCAGAGTCTGTCCAAGAACGATTCGGCGTCCAAATAGCTGTCGATGAGTTTCTCAGGTCGGATTCCCCGAATCCCACGCCTGCCGATGCACCTGTAGTGTTCGCTCTCGCACAGGCTGTCCAGGAGATCTATGGGGTTCAACCGCGGCCTCATGGAATCGGCGGACAAACAGTTGCGACATTTTTTCGAAAAAGAGGACTGTACGCAGCAGTCTGGGAAAAGATTCTCCAAATGGCACACGCGCCCAACGAAAGAGTGTCAGTGGAAAATCTGATCGGGAATACGAAAGTATTCGCGAGGATGATGGTCTGA
- a CDS encoding TolC family protein produces the protein MGCSNASKCLFTIAILGLLLAVIPLAANAAESNRRNRADSRLSLAQAVSISLTRNLRMADARLDVREKESQRREAYSDFFPTIDLQYAGTGYRYQSSTAIASLTGTHPSRWAIRGDPSGGTGLAPTYPYRIDPFKLFSMSATITQPLYTGGKLLNDYKYARLGVDYSAIQFDVERQDLTLDVYEAYYQLVQAEKLLEVADASIRALEALRNQTLEFYKAGVVPKVDVLSTEGQLATAKIQRTQALTDIGKSKATLNFLLRYPQETPIDVIQDTAYRPNNYAIPAIYGIAAANRVEIRQANISVEQALALVKSAKADLLPSIQVQGQASRINDDWNTFDPEGTNDWRLQGILSWTFDMFRQRETVQERRVTQARAFVAREQLVEQIMEEVKTSFLDMKRSESDIENNRKAVEFRRENFRINQERYKEQVATYIEVLDAQRQLSSAEGDLIVSLIGYKTNQANLERRLGTIR, from the coding sequence ATGGGTTGTTCGAATGCCTCGAAGTGTCTATTTACAATTGCTATCCTCGGATTGTTGTTGGCCGTCATTCCACTCGCTGCGAATGCAGCCGAGTCTAACAGAAGGAACAGGGCCGACAGCAGACTCTCTCTTGCTCAAGCTGTTTCAATTTCTCTGACCAGAAATCTCAGAATGGCCGATGCCAGATTGGATGTCAGAGAGAAAGAGTCTCAGCGTCGGGAAGCATATTCGGATTTTTTCCCCACAATCGATCTGCAGTACGCCGGGACGGGGTACAGATATCAGAGTTCTACAGCAATTGCTTCGTTGACCGGAACTCACCCAAGCCGATGGGCGATCCGTGGAGACCCCTCTGGCGGTACCGGACTTGCGCCCACTTATCCGTACCGTATCGATCCCTTCAAGCTTTTCAGCATGTCCGCGACGATAACCCAGCCTCTGTATACCGGAGGCAAGTTATTAAATGACTATAAGTACGCCCGTCTCGGGGTGGATTATTCGGCGATTCAATTTGACGTGGAACGCCAGGACCTTACCCTGGATGTGTATGAAGCGTACTATCAGCTCGTGCAAGCGGAAAAATTGTTGGAAGTGGCGGATGCATCGATCCGAGCGCTCGAGGCGCTCCGTAATCAGACTCTGGAGTTTTACAAAGCCGGCGTGGTTCCCAAAGTCGATGTTCTGTCCACCGAAGGCCAGCTTGCCACGGCAAAGATCCAGAGAACCCAAGCTTTGACCGACATAGGCAAATCCAAGGCTACTCTGAATTTTCTATTACGGTATCCTCAAGAGACTCCGATAGATGTCATCCAGGACACGGCATATCGGCCGAACAATTACGCTATTCCCGCTATTTACGGAATAGCGGCAGCGAACAGGGTTGAAATCCGGCAGGCGAATATATCTGTGGAGCAGGCTCTGGCATTGGTAAAATCCGCAAAAGCCGACCTGTTGCCATCCATCCAGGTGCAAGGTCAGGCCTCAAGGATAAATGACGACTGGAACACATTCGATCCTGAAGGCACCAACGATTGGCGGCTCCAGGGAATCCTCTCATGGACTTTCGACATGTTCCGGCAGCGTGAGACCGTCCAGGAAAGGCGAGTCACCCAAGCCCGGGCATTCGTTGCCAGGGAACAATTGGTCGAACAGATTATGGAAGAAGTGAAGACTTCGTTCCTGGACATGAAACGCTCCGAAAGCGACATAGAGAATAACCGCAAGGCAGTTGAATTCAGAAGAGAGAATTTCCGTATCAACCAGGAGCGGTACAAAGAGCAGGTTGCAACGTACATAGAAGTTCTCGATGCGCAAAGGCAGCTTTCGTCGGCAGAAGGCGATCTGATAGTTTCTCTGATCGGGTACAAGACTAACCAGGCAAATTTGGAAAGGCGGCTCGGCACCATACGGTAA
- a CDS encoding TusE/DsrC/DsvC family sulfur relay protein, whose product MPTLEIEGRTFEVDEDGFLQDPDLWNEEVAKLFAKTEGIQEMTDEHWKVVHYLRNYYLEFNIAPMIRKVCKDTGFKLKKIYELFPSGPAKGACKVAGLPKPTGCV is encoded by the coding sequence ATGCCTACGCTCGAAATCGAAGGTAGAACTTTTGAAGTTGATGAGGACGGTTTTCTCCAAGATCCGGATCTGTGGAACGAAGAAGTTGCAAAACTGTTTGCCAAGACCGAAGGTATCCAGGAAATGACGGACGAGCACTGGAAAGTGGTCCATTATCTCAGGAATTATTACCTGGAATTCAACATTGCTCCGATGATCCGCAAAGTCTGCAAAGATACCGGCTTCAAACTCAAAAAGATCTATGAGCTGTTTCCATCCGGACCGGCCAAGGGCGCCTGTAAAGTGGCAGGACTCCCCAAACCCACCGGGTGCGTTTAG
- a CDS encoding tetratricopeptide repeat protein, with translation MRFLWALVILCAVLVGTATGDDYLDFYEQGEFALRVEKWERAIDLFTRSIEQNANFYLTYHNRAIAYSKMGEYDKSILDLQKAVQLNPNYPEAYGLMGLVYEIQKNYPSALKAYQEALTREKRPVVRRNLEKYIQDVETKIKKK, from the coding sequence ATGCGATTTCTTTGGGCTCTGGTGATTCTGTGCGCGGTTCTTGTCGGAACTGCAACGGGCGACGATTACCTGGATTTCTATGAGCAGGGGGAATTCGCGTTGCGCGTGGAAAAATGGGAACGGGCCATAGACCTGTTCACCAGATCCATCGAACAGAACGCAAACTTTTATCTCACCTATCACAATCGAGCTATTGCGTATTCCAAGATGGGGGAATATGACAAGAGCATACTGGATCTTCAGAAAGCGGTTCAGTTGAATCCGAACTATCCCGAGGCATACGGCCTCATGGGACTGGTGTATGAGATTCAGAAGAATTATCCTTCGGCCCTAAAGGCTTACCAGGAAGCGCTTACACGTGAGAAACGGCCTGTAGTAAGAAGGAATCTCGAAAAATACATCCAGGATGTGGAGACAAAGATTAAGAAGAAGTAG